One Helianthus annuus cultivar XRQ/B chromosome 12, HanXRQr2.0-SUNRISE, whole genome shotgun sequence genomic region harbors:
- the LOC110919730 gene encoding actin cytoskeleton-regulatory complex protein PAN1-like: MSSSESGLSDTIDPMAIVSNDEIVPEPEIFTSDTESNPEMMSDDDDDFQPFALPDFGDDVPHADGLPDEDPFLIPIPDQDHLILGHLDGEHVVVPILAPLPRAAFPLKDLPFDDVSDDDVDLFIDGPPNDAQGDGVVAEDAIVVPLIEFPVIEVSSDHRVPDSFESVSSSTLHALGLHRYPTDSDTETALSVAPTPPHDFDLDLELDIAPDDQPVDAPADPEQAPAPEPMPAPEPLPDLDPVPFGIPVVAPLILDPIPTPADPVAFASQIDPRYASTSNGWIDDDDVPPFVEPVTPPHAPAPIDAAPFHLIDIPAPRPGEGPSSQQPSHVPHVSEAFTHLPEYTPTANFTSSPQGEPLIWFPPNTMPVSDPYHPSHFIRYTRDELLLSLQLQQEILCRRVMELERTPRPPPCYDSTCSSFALSRF; the protein is encoded by the exons ATGTCTTCGTCTGAGAGTGGACTGTCTGACACTATCGACCCCATGGCCATTGTTTCGAACGATGAGATTGTCCCAGAGCCAGAGATTTTTACCTCCGACACTGAGAGTAACCCGGAGATGATGTCAGATGACGATGATGATTTCCAGCCTTTTGCACTACCCGACTTTGGCGACGATGTACCGCATGCTGATGGTTTACCCGACGAGGATCCCTTTCTTATTCCTATTCCTGACCAGGATCATCTCATCCTCGGACATCTCGATGGTGAGCATGTCGTGGTTCCGATCCTCGCCCCTTTGCCTCGTGCGGCCTTTCCTCTCAAGGATTTGCCTTTTGATGACGTGTCTGATGATGATGTCGATCTTTTTATTGATGGTCCCCCTAATGATGCCCAGGGTGATGGAGTTGTAGCTGAGGATGCCATTGTTGTTCCACTCATTGAGTTTCCTGTTATTGAGGTTTCCTCTGATCATCGTGTTCCAGATTCTTTCGAGTCTGTATCATCCTCCACTTTGCATGCATTGGGATTGCATCGTTACCCCACTGATTCTGATACTGAGACGGCCCTGTCTGTCGCACCTACTCCTCCACATGACTTTGATCTTGACCTTGAGCTAGACATTGCCCCTGACGATCAGCCTGTTGATGCACCTGCTGATCCTGAGCAGGCACCAGCTCCTGAGCCGATGCCAGCTCCTGAGCCTTTACCTGATCTTGATCCTGTACCATTTGGCATACCTGTTGTTGCACCACTTATACTAGACCCGATTCCTACACCTGCTGACCCTGTTGCTTTTGCTAGTCAGATAGACCCCCGATACGCTTCCACCAgcaatgggtggatagacgatgatgatgTACCTCCTTTTGTTGAGCCAGTCACTCCCCCTCATGCACCTGCACCTATTGATGCTGCCCCATTTCACCTGATT GACATTCCCGCACCCCGCCCAGGGGAAGGTCCGTCTAGCCAGCAGCCTAGCCATGTTCCACACGTGTCAGAAGCTTTTACTCACCTGCCTGAGTATACACCTACTGCGAATTTTACTTCTTCACCGCAAGGCGAGCCACTCATATGGTTTCCGCCGAACACTATGCCAGTTTCTGATCCCTACCATCCCTCACACTTTATTCGTTACACGAGGGATGAGTTACTCCTGTCTTTGCAGCTTCAGCAGGAGATCCTATGTCGTAGAGTTATGGAGCTTGAGAGGACTCCACGTCCTCCACCTTGTTACGACTCCACCTGCTCCTCTTTTGCCCTCTCCAGATTTTGA